In a genomic window of Thermogemmata fonticola:
- a CDS encoding magnesium transporter, whose protein sequence is MAVQSILNEPVSRHMRTDPCRLLAGQTVGEALEHLRRQAPSGRVVYFYVVDQDNRLLGVVPTRRLLLSDPHTRVDDIMVRSVIAIPHTATVLEACEFFTMHRFLAFPVVDDQKRLVGVVDVDLYTHELTDLERREGNEDLFQLIGVHLTESNQKRVVLAFRSRFPWLLTNITGGLLAAWLADAYADVATLVLVTPFIPVVLALAESVSIQSVSLALETLHGVRATWHLYLRRLIREALVGLMLGAACGTVVALAAWLWKKNIYAGLSLFLGIGGSVAAAAIVGMSIPLIVRILRYNPQVASGPIALASADMITLLLYFNLGRWLLGPTAMS, encoded by the coding sequence ATGGCCGTTCAGAGTATCCTCAACGAACCCGTTTCGCGCCACATGCGGACCGATCCCTGCCGATTGCTGGCAGGCCAGACAGTCGGGGAGGCGTTGGAACACTTGCGCCGGCAAGCTCCTTCCGGCCGGGTTGTGTATTTCTATGTGGTGGATCAGGACAATCGCTTGCTCGGAGTGGTGCCCACCCGGCGCTTGCTCCTGAGCGATCCCCACACACGGGTCGATGACATCATGGTCCGCTCCGTTATCGCCATTCCACACACCGCCACGGTGCTGGAAGCCTGCGAGTTTTTTACTATGCACCGCTTTTTGGCCTTCCCTGTGGTGGATGACCAGAAACGCCTCGTCGGCGTCGTGGACGTAGATTTGTACACCCATGAGCTGACCGATTTGGAACGGCGCGAAGGGAATGAGGACCTCTTCCAGCTCATCGGCGTCCACCTCACGGAATCGAACCAGAAACGTGTCGTGTTGGCATTCCGCTCACGCTTTCCCTGGTTACTGACCAACATCACGGGCGGACTGCTGGCCGCTTGGCTGGCAGATGCCTATGCCGATGTCGCCACTCTGGTCCTCGTGACGCCGTTCATTCCCGTGGTTCTCGCCTTGGCGGAAAGTGTCAGTATTCAATCCGTCAGTTTGGCCTTGGAGACGCTGCACGGAGTGCGTGCGACGTGGCATCTGTACCTGCGGCGGCTCATTCGCGAAGCCCTGGTCGGCCTGATGCTCGGAGCGGCATGCGGCACGGTGGTAGCTTTGGCGGCTTGGCTATGGAAGAAAAACATTTACGCCGGGTTGAGTCTGTTTCTTGGAATCGGAGGGAGCGTGGCCGCGGCGGCGATCGTCGGCATGAGCATACCCTTGATTGTGCGCATCCTGCGTTACAATCCCCAAGTGGCCTCTGGTCCGATTGCCCTGGCCAGTGCTGATATGATCACACTGCTGCTGTATTTCAACCTGGGTCGCTGGTTGTTGGGTCCGACGGCGATGTCGTGA